Proteins encoded in a region of the Pseudopipra pipra isolate bDixPip1 chromosome 18, bDixPip1.hap1, whole genome shotgun sequence genome:
- the LRRC43 gene encoding leucine-rich repeat-containing protein 43 isoform X3 gives MSKPSGYKCFPACWGLLTPPEKNKSCLSGHRSPHRVQPRQEEAVLDEETPEALLELLRDQHSPWALPQDCSPQDQLLKEMAVLAPELVHGSKVYQVLKSLRMVDKGVEEVDEGVLQFQQLEELILSANQISRITSANLPRTLKVLELCCNTVCDLEDLCSQPPPELQHLGLGHNRLCGPSQDKFLTEDFWPNLISLDLSFNNLTDLLGLVSQLSSLQKLRILVLQGNPLAFIPTYRGFLVDSLSKLSILDDIYIGPDERQQFHGLARQPELSRSEARVVVTVGEMKGVPDPSALQQLDVDSEAPVITCSYFVTYEFAEGEEESEEGEELKDESNTEVTKTHQSSMVTMLDVDSSAQDTGETKNQQDPAAMEEPKARSAKVFATPGKPWADTIDCSYTKEHIAKDLVGLKSYLAAGTIVSVVEEKVLSWPVDADPEENSVMNKKERQDSAKPPASRDKKKKQQQQLPRELRSDPPILSTLGTTRVTLEALLATEDLVATVCDFGILITEKPPESPVPEEKDEKKGKDKNKKPKEEGKGKNKDTAELEEGQELQPVPLTVQFQMQLLRWPLAVSAQSQEDEAVAEEKTQ, from the exons ATGTCGAAGCCCTCAGGATACAAATGTTTTCCTGCTTGTTGGGGTTTGCTGACCCCACCTGAAAAG aaCAAATCCTGCCTCAGTGGCCACAGGAGCCCCCACAGGGtccagcccaggcaggaggaggctgtgcTGGACGAGGAGACCCCTGaggcgctgctggagctgctgagggaccagcacagcccctgggcactgccccAGGACTGCAGTCCCCAGGACCAGCTCCTGAAGGagatggctgtgctggcaccagAGCTCGTCCATGGCTCCAAAGTCTACCAGGTCCTCAAGTCCCTGCGGATGGTTGACAAGGGA GTGGAGGAGGTCGATGAGGGTGTGTTGCAgttccagcagctggaggagctcaTCCTCAGTGCCAACCAGATCAGCAGGATCACCTCGGCCAACCTGCCCCGGACACTGAAG GtcctggagctctgctgcaACACTGTGTGTGATCTGGAGGACCTGTgctctcagcctcctccagaGCTCCAGCACTTGGGGCTGGGACACAACAGGCTGTGCGGCCCTTCCCAGGACAAGTTCCTCACTGAGGATTTCTG GCCAAACCTTATCTCCCTTGACCTGAGCTTTAACAACCTCACGGATCTGCTGGGGCTGGTCTCCCAACTGTCCAGTCTGCAGAAGCTCCGCATCCTGGTGCTCCAAGGGAACCCCCTGGCTTTCATCCCCACCTACAGAGGCTTCCTCGTGGACAGCCTGTCCAAGCTGTCCATCCTCGATGACATCTACATAGGGCCTGATGAGAGGCAGCAGTTCCATGGCTTGGCGAGGCAGCCAG AACTAAGCAGGAGTGAAGCTCGAGTGGTTGTGACTGTTGGGGAGATGAAGGGAGTCCCTGATCCCAGtgctctccagcagctggatgTTGACTCCGAGGCCCCAGTGATCACCTGCAGCTACTTTGTCACCTACGAGtttgcagagggagaggaggagtctgaggagggagaggagctcAAGGATGAGAGCAACACTGAG GTaacaaaaacccaccagagTTCCATGGTGACCATGCTGGATGTGGACAGCTCTGCTCAGGACACAGGAGAAACAAAGAaccagcaggaccctgcagCCATGGAGGAGCCAAAGGCTCGCTCTG CAAAGGTGTTTGCCACCCCTGGAAAGCCCTGGGCAGACACCATCGACTGCAGCTACACAAAGGAGCACATTGCCAAGGACTTGGTGGGGCTGAAGTCCTACCTGGCAGCTGGAACAATTGTGTCGGTTGTGGAGGAGAAG GTGCTCTCATGGCCTGTAGATGCTGACCCAGAAGAAAACTCAGTCATGAATAAGAAGGAAAGACAGGACAGTGCCAAG CCTCCTGCCTCCAGggacaagaaaaagaagcagcagcagcagctgccacgTGAACTCCGCAGTGACCCTCCCATTCTGAGCACCCTGGGCACCACCAGGGTGACCTTGGAGGCCCTGCTGGCCACTGAGGACCTGGTGGCAACTGTGTGTGACTTTGGGATCCTGATCACTGAGAAACCACCAGAATCACCAGTTCCAGAGGAGAAG GAtgagaaaaaaggcaaagacaagaacaaaaaaccaaaagaagaaG
- the LRRC43 gene encoding leucine-rich repeat-containing protein 43 isoform X1, translated as MANAMSQFLGQGRRLLMYPASTAQGPWLGAAPRTWGRSGKPGIYSQPGELSAVPGSLHAQLGEFVWCSVPWHPRHHHLLATGNKSLRQEFPVRLGWMAAPGCCSLSAAFQEYLQHLALQDFPCGLGSWNKSCLSGHRSPHRVQPRQEEAVLDEETPEALLELLRDQHSPWALPQDCSPQDQLLKEMAVLAPELVHGSKVYQVLKSLRMVDKGVEEVDEGVLQFQQLEELILSANQISRITSANLPRTLKVLELCCNTVCDLEDLCSQPPPELQHLGLGHNRLCGPSQDKFLTEDFWPNLISLDLSFNNLTDLLGLVSQLSSLQKLRILVLQGNPLAFIPTYRGFLVDSLSKLSILDDIYIGPDERQQFHGLARQPELSRSEARVVVTVGEMKGVPDPSALQQLDVDSEAPVITCSYFVTYEFAEGEEESEEGEELKDESNTEVTKTHQSSMVTMLDVDSSAQDTGETKNQQDPAAMEEPKARSAKVFATPGKPWADTIDCSYTKEHIAKDLVGLKSYLAAGTIVSVVEEKVLSWPVDADPEENSVMNKKERQDSAKPPASRDKKKKQQQQLPRELRSDPPILSTLGTTRVTLEALLATEDLVATVCDFGILITEKPPESPVPEEKDEKKGKDKNKKPKEEGKGKNKDTAELEEGQELQPVPLTVQFQMQLLRWPLAVSAQSQEDEAVAEEKTQ; from the exons ATGGCAAATGCCATGTCACAGTTCCTTGGCCAGGGAAGAAGGCTGCTGATGTACCCTGCAAGCACTGCACAAGGCCCCTGGTTGGGAGCAGCCCCTAGAACCTGGGGAAGATCTGGAAAACCAGGGATTTATTCCCAGCCTGGTGAGCTCAGTGCTGTCCCAGGCTCGCTCCACgctcagcttggagagtttgTTTGGTGCTCGGTTCCATGGCATCCGCGTCACCACCATCTCCTAGCGACAGGGAACAAGTCCCTGAGGCAGGAATTCCCAGTCAGGCTGGGCTGGATGGCAGCAcccggctgctgcagcctcTCGGCTGCTTTTCAGGAGTACCTGCAGCACCTGGCGCTGCAGGACTTCCCCTGTGGCCTTGGCAGCTGG aaCAAATCCTGCCTCAGTGGCCACAGGAGCCCCCACAGGGtccagcccaggcaggaggaggctgtgcTGGACGAGGAGACCCCTGaggcgctgctggagctgctgagggaccagcacagcccctgggcactgccccAGGACTGCAGTCCCCAGGACCAGCTCCTGAAGGagatggctgtgctggcaccagAGCTCGTCCATGGCTCCAAAGTCTACCAGGTCCTCAAGTCCCTGCGGATGGTTGACAAGGGA GTGGAGGAGGTCGATGAGGGTGTGTTGCAgttccagcagctggaggagctcaTCCTCAGTGCCAACCAGATCAGCAGGATCACCTCGGCCAACCTGCCCCGGACACTGAAG GtcctggagctctgctgcaACACTGTGTGTGATCTGGAGGACCTGTgctctcagcctcctccagaGCTCCAGCACTTGGGGCTGGGACACAACAGGCTGTGCGGCCCTTCCCAGGACAAGTTCCTCACTGAGGATTTCTG GCCAAACCTTATCTCCCTTGACCTGAGCTTTAACAACCTCACGGATCTGCTGGGGCTGGTCTCCCAACTGTCCAGTCTGCAGAAGCTCCGCATCCTGGTGCTCCAAGGGAACCCCCTGGCTTTCATCCCCACCTACAGAGGCTTCCTCGTGGACAGCCTGTCCAAGCTGTCCATCCTCGATGACATCTACATAGGGCCTGATGAGAGGCAGCAGTTCCATGGCTTGGCGAGGCAGCCAG AACTAAGCAGGAGTGAAGCTCGAGTGGTTGTGACTGTTGGGGAGATGAAGGGAGTCCCTGATCCCAGtgctctccagcagctggatgTTGACTCCGAGGCCCCAGTGATCACCTGCAGCTACTTTGTCACCTACGAGtttgcagagggagaggaggagtctgaggagggagaggagctcAAGGATGAGAGCAACACTGAG GTaacaaaaacccaccagagTTCCATGGTGACCATGCTGGATGTGGACAGCTCTGCTCAGGACACAGGAGAAACAAAGAaccagcaggaccctgcagCCATGGAGGAGCCAAAGGCTCGCTCTG CAAAGGTGTTTGCCACCCCTGGAAAGCCCTGGGCAGACACCATCGACTGCAGCTACACAAAGGAGCACATTGCCAAGGACTTGGTGGGGCTGAAGTCCTACCTGGCAGCTGGAACAATTGTGTCGGTTGTGGAGGAGAAG GTGCTCTCATGGCCTGTAGATGCTGACCCAGAAGAAAACTCAGTCATGAATAAGAAGGAAAGACAGGACAGTGCCAAG CCTCCTGCCTCCAGggacaagaaaaagaagcagcagcagcagctgccacgTGAACTCCGCAGTGACCCTCCCATTCTGAGCACCCTGGGCACCACCAGGGTGACCTTGGAGGCCCTGCTGGCCACTGAGGACCTGGTGGCAACTGTGTGTGACTTTGGGATCCTGATCACTGAGAAACCACCAGAATCACCAGTTCCAGAGGAGAAG GAtgagaaaaaaggcaaagacaagaacaaaaaaccaaaagaagaaG
- the LRRC43 gene encoding leucine-rich repeat-containing protein 43 isoform X2, with amino-acid sequence MANAMSQFLGQGRRLLMYPASTAQGPWLGAAPRTWGRSGKPGIYSQPGELSAVPGSLHAQLGEFVWCSVPWHPRHHHLLATGNKSLRQEFPVRLGWMAAPGCCSLSAAFQEYLQHLALQDFPCGLGSWNKSCLSGHRSPHRVQPRQEEAVLDEETPEALLELLRDQHSPWALPQDCSPQDQLLKEMAVLAPELVHGSKVYQVLKSLRMVDKGVEEVDEGVLQFQQLEELILSANQISRITSANLPRTLKVLELCCNTVCDLEDLCSQPPPELQHLGLGHNRLCGPSQDKFLTEDFWPNLISLDLSFNNLTDLLGLVSQLSSLQKLRILVLQGNPLAFIPTYRGFLVDSLSKLSILDDIYIGPDERQQFHGLARQPELSRSEARVVVTVGEMKGVPDPSALQQLDVDSEAPVITCSYFVTYEFAEGEEESEEGEELKDESNTEVTKTHQSSMVTMLDVDSSAQDTGETKNQQDPAAMEEPKARSAKVFATPGKPWADTIDCSYTKEHIAKDLVGLKSYLAAGTIVSVVEEKPPASRDKKKKQQQQLPRELRSDPPILSTLGTTRVTLEALLATEDLVATVCDFGILITEKPPESPVPEEKDEKKGKDKNKKPKEEGKGKNKDTAELEEGQELQPVPLTVQFQMQLLRWPLAVSAQSQEDEAVAEEKTQ; translated from the exons ATGGCAAATGCCATGTCACAGTTCCTTGGCCAGGGAAGAAGGCTGCTGATGTACCCTGCAAGCACTGCACAAGGCCCCTGGTTGGGAGCAGCCCCTAGAACCTGGGGAAGATCTGGAAAACCAGGGATTTATTCCCAGCCTGGTGAGCTCAGTGCTGTCCCAGGCTCGCTCCACgctcagcttggagagtttgTTTGGTGCTCGGTTCCATGGCATCCGCGTCACCACCATCTCCTAGCGACAGGGAACAAGTCCCTGAGGCAGGAATTCCCAGTCAGGCTGGGCTGGATGGCAGCAcccggctgctgcagcctcTCGGCTGCTTTTCAGGAGTACCTGCAGCACCTGGCGCTGCAGGACTTCCCCTGTGGCCTTGGCAGCTGG aaCAAATCCTGCCTCAGTGGCCACAGGAGCCCCCACAGGGtccagcccaggcaggaggaggctgtgcTGGACGAGGAGACCCCTGaggcgctgctggagctgctgagggaccagcacagcccctgggcactgccccAGGACTGCAGTCCCCAGGACCAGCTCCTGAAGGagatggctgtgctggcaccagAGCTCGTCCATGGCTCCAAAGTCTACCAGGTCCTCAAGTCCCTGCGGATGGTTGACAAGGGA GTGGAGGAGGTCGATGAGGGTGTGTTGCAgttccagcagctggaggagctcaTCCTCAGTGCCAACCAGATCAGCAGGATCACCTCGGCCAACCTGCCCCGGACACTGAAG GtcctggagctctgctgcaACACTGTGTGTGATCTGGAGGACCTGTgctctcagcctcctccagaGCTCCAGCACTTGGGGCTGGGACACAACAGGCTGTGCGGCCCTTCCCAGGACAAGTTCCTCACTGAGGATTTCTG GCCAAACCTTATCTCCCTTGACCTGAGCTTTAACAACCTCACGGATCTGCTGGGGCTGGTCTCCCAACTGTCCAGTCTGCAGAAGCTCCGCATCCTGGTGCTCCAAGGGAACCCCCTGGCTTTCATCCCCACCTACAGAGGCTTCCTCGTGGACAGCCTGTCCAAGCTGTCCATCCTCGATGACATCTACATAGGGCCTGATGAGAGGCAGCAGTTCCATGGCTTGGCGAGGCAGCCAG AACTAAGCAGGAGTGAAGCTCGAGTGGTTGTGACTGTTGGGGAGATGAAGGGAGTCCCTGATCCCAGtgctctccagcagctggatgTTGACTCCGAGGCCCCAGTGATCACCTGCAGCTACTTTGTCACCTACGAGtttgcagagggagaggaggagtctgaggagggagaggagctcAAGGATGAGAGCAACACTGAG GTaacaaaaacccaccagagTTCCATGGTGACCATGCTGGATGTGGACAGCTCTGCTCAGGACACAGGAGAAACAAAGAaccagcaggaccctgcagCCATGGAGGAGCCAAAGGCTCGCTCTG CAAAGGTGTTTGCCACCCCTGGAAAGCCCTGGGCAGACACCATCGACTGCAGCTACACAAAGGAGCACATTGCCAAGGACTTGGTGGGGCTGAAGTCCTACCTGGCAGCTGGAACAATTGTGTCGGTTGTGGAGGAGAAG CCTCCTGCCTCCAGggacaagaaaaagaagcagcagcagcagctgccacgTGAACTCCGCAGTGACCCTCCCATTCTGAGCACCCTGGGCACCACCAGGGTGACCTTGGAGGCCCTGCTGGCCACTGAGGACCTGGTGGCAACTGTGTGTGACTTTGGGATCCTGATCACTGAGAAACCACCAGAATCACCAGTTCCAGAGGAGAAG GAtgagaaaaaaggcaaagacaagaacaaaaaaccaaaagaagaaG